The sequence AGCCGCCGGTTATGGTCGACGTGAGGGCCGAGGTGCAGAACGAGCTGAAGGCCGCCGCGAGCCAACCTTGAGTCAGCCCCTCTCTTCTGCTCAGCCGCAGTTGCACGACAGTCGCGAATACAAGCGCAAAGAATCTGCCAAAGACAAAGAACTGCAGGGCATGCGCCAAGAAATTGCCAGTATTCGCCGCTTACTCGAACACCAAGTATCAGGGTTGATGTGGCAAGAAGTGGAACGTCGTGAACCGGTGCGCGCCTTGGTGATTAAGCAATTGAATGAGCTGGGCTTTAGCGATGGTTTTGCCGATCAGTTAGCCATGCGCATTAACGAGCAAGCACCGGCCCATGAGGCTTGGAGCCAGATTGAAACTGCGCTGAATCAGCAATTGCTAACCGGTGAAGATGAAATTTTACGCCAAGGCGGTGCCGTGGCACTGCTGGGGCCCACTGGTGTGGGTAAAACCACCACCATTGCTAAGCTGGCGGCCCGCTTTGCCGCCCGTTATGGCGCCGACCAAATTGCTTTGATCACCACTGATCACTATCGCATTGGTGCCCACGAACAGTTGCAGACCTATGGCCGCATTATGGGCGTGGTAGTGAAGCAGGCGCGTACTTATCAAGAATTGGCGCAAACCTTGTATCAACTGCGCCATCGACGCTTGGTGTTAATTGACACCGCGGGCATGGGCCAGCGCGATTTACGCTTGAACGAGCAACTCGACACCCTAGTGGGTGATAAGCAGATCAAAATTCGTAACTATTTAGTGTTGCCCGCTACGGCACAGCGGCGGGTATTGCAGGAGGCGGTGGATCATTTTCGTCGCATTCCGCTCGCGGGCTGCATTCTCACCAAGTTAGATGAGAGTTTGTCGTTGGGCGATGTGTTAGATATCAGCATTCAAAATAGCTTGCCTATTAGCTACATCACAGACGGGCAGCGGGTGCCAGAAGACTTGCGGTTGGCCAACGGACAAGAGTTGGTCAAGCAGGCATTGGGCAACGTAGAACAGCGTCGAGAAGAACCCTATTATTGGGAATCTTCAGAATCCGATGAAGAGGATGGCCGTTTTTATGAATAATTGGTTTCAAGACCAAGCAAGTGGACTGCGGCTTATGCAAAAAACCAGCAGAGTACAGGTTATTTCAGTCACCGGCGGCAAAGGTGGCGTGGGCAAAACTAATATCACGCTGAATATGGCCTCGGCCATGGCAGCTCAGGGCAAAAAGGTGATGGTGTTGGATGCGGACTTAGGTCTGGCCAACGTCGATGTGTTGCTGGGTATTCGGGTGACGCGTAATTTGTCACACGTATTGCGCGGCGAATGCAGCCTTGATGAGGTATTAGTCGAAGGCCCGCAAGGCATGATGATTATTCCGGCTACCTCGGGCAATCAGTCAATGACTGAATTGTCGCCGCTGGAGCATGTGAGTTTAATACGCGCCTTTAGCGAAATGAAAACGCCCATCGATATTTTATTAGTCGATACGGCAGCCGGTATCTCGGACATGGTATTGAGCTTTTCTCGCGCCGCCCAAGAGGTGATGGTAATAGTGTGCGATGAGCCCACCTCCATTACCGACGCCTATGCCTTGATCAAAATATTATCCCGGGATTACGGGGTATTTCGTTTTAAGATCGTCGCTAACATGGTGCGCAGTCAGCGCGAAGGCCAAGAGTTGTTTGCCAAGCTTACCCGCGTCACCGACAGATTCTTGGATGCGGCACTGGAGTTGGTGGCCTGTGTGCCCTTTGATGGCAACTTACGGTTAGCGGTGCGCCGCCAAACTTTGGTGGTTAATCAATATCCTACTTCGCCGTCGGCCATGGCCATTAAGCAGTTGGCCAGTAAAGCCATCAGTTGGCCAGCCCCCGAGCGAGCCGGAGGCCATTTGCAATTTTTCATCGAAAATCTATTAAAACCGCCGGTGGCAGAGACAGATGTCAGGAGCGAATAAAGCGCTGGTGTACGCCAGACAACAAGGCAACCAATTGGTGGAGCGCCATGCGGGCTTAGTGAGGCGCATTGCGCACCATTTATTGGCGCGTTTGCCAGA comes from Oceanisphaera profunda and encodes:
- the flhF gene encoding flagellar biosynthesis protein FlhF; amino-acid sequence: MKIKRFFAKDMRSALAEVKEVLGNDAVIMSNKKVSGGIEIVAAVDDDEVPVTPLQRPLHDDNVKISSHARQFVPPLNDQQQAETLQSLLMRGRQVPSPQTLAEQVDWNDPRLATESVLTAGLRAGRDERRYAERETTRGAGREPLDNPLADRRALDSQAAGYGRREGRGAERAEGRREPTLSQPLSSAQPQLHDSREYKRKESAKDKELQGMRQEIASIRRLLEHQVSGLMWQEVERREPVRALVIKQLNELGFSDGFADQLAMRINEQAPAHEAWSQIETALNQQLLTGEDEILRQGGAVALLGPTGVGKTTTIAKLAARFAARYGADQIALITTDHYRIGAHEQLQTYGRIMGVVVKQARTYQELAQTLYQLRHRRLVLIDTAGMGQRDLRLNEQLDTLVGDKQIKIRNYLVLPATAQRRVLQEAVDHFRRIPLAGCILTKLDESLSLGDVLDISIQNSLPISYITDGQRVPEDLRLANGQELVKQALGNVEQRREEPYYWESSESDEEDGRFYE
- a CDS encoding MinD/ParA family ATP-binding protein: MNNWFQDQASGLRLMQKTSRVQVISVTGGKGGVGKTNITLNMASAMAAQGKKVMVLDADLGLANVDVLLGIRVTRNLSHVLRGECSLDEVLVEGPQGMMIIPATSGNQSMTELSPLEHVSLIRAFSEMKTPIDILLVDTAAGISDMVLSFSRAAQEVMVIVCDEPTSITDAYALIKILSRDYGVFRFKIVANMVRSQREGQELFAKLTRVTDRFLDAALELVACVPFDGNLRLAVRRQTLVVNQYPTSPSAMAIKQLASKAISWPAPERAGGHLQFFIENLLKPPVAETDVRSE